Within the Clostridium scatologenes genome, the region GAAAACTTGATATTAATAAGCTAATTAAAGAAGGACGAGGAACTGGAGTTGGTGAAGCATATAAGCCTTGGATTAAAATTCAGGATGTTCCATCCTTAGGAAGAAGGACTAGGTTAAAAGGAATAAAGACAGGAAGGCAGCATGAATTCTTATCTGATATGGAAAAAAACTATTTTTATATTTTAGAATATTCAGACCTAATAACAGACATAAGAGAACAATATCCTTTGCTGCCAATAGAAGAAACCTTGACTATAGCAAATGAGCTAGGAGTTGAGCATCCTAAAGATCCAAGGAATGGTGAAAATATAGTTATGACAACGGATTTTTTAATAACTAAGGAATTTCAAGGGGAGACAGCTAATATAGCAAGAACAGTAAAACAAAAGGATAAGCTCATGAATAAAAGGGTAATTGAAAAGTTTGAAATTGAGCGTATTTATTGGAAAAGAAGAGAAATTGATTGGGGAATAGTAACAGAACAAGAAATAGATAAGGTACTTGCACA harbors:
- a CDS encoding heteromeric transposase endonuclease subunit TnsA — protein: MAKRVRKLDINKLIKEGRGTGVGEAYKPWIKIQDVPSLGRRTRLKGIKTGRQHEFLSDMEKNYFYILEYSDLITDIREQYPLLPIEETLTIANELGVEHPKDPRNGENIVMTTDFLITKEFQGETANIARTVKQKDKLMNKRVIEKFEIERIYWKRREIDWGIVTEQEIDKVLAQNISFFHSYYHVDELDSLIDIDEIELEDLVLEYTKRIVDVNSSIRKVSSLFDKDMNLHKGTGISIFKHLLAKKIILINLLEPMDINKKLQFNLSENLLHKEFNIS